The Streptomyces sp. Mut1 genome window below encodes:
- a CDS encoding acyl-CoA dehydrogenase family protein, with product MGSRLTEEQSGFVAAIRDFAKRECGSREQRDALTSGGREAHNPELYGRLAGLGWLGVCLPEAYGGAGGGLADACLFLEETSYGMVPAGGFITTVIAAKAYEKFGTGEQRRTVLSGVVRGEVLSIAMSEPGAGSDVGALRCRARREADGTWVVDGQKTWISNAHCAEHILLVARTGEDKHGGLTMFHLPARTPGVEIQRIDTMGGREVNDVFLSGVRLPADAVVGHVDDGWRQLMAGLNHERLFLASNMLGLARRAFDDTVGYVREREQFGRPVGSFQALRHRIADLATEIECARLLVREVALDCDARPDKLFPREASMAKLKATETAKRAALEGMQMMGGYGYTTEFDMERHLRAAVVSTVYGGTSEIQRDVIGKSYGL from the coding sequence ATGGGCAGTCGCCTCACCGAGGAACAGTCCGGTTTCGTCGCGGCCATCCGCGATTTCGCCAAGCGGGAGTGCGGCAGCCGGGAGCAGCGCGACGCGCTGACCTCCGGCGGCCGCGAGGCCCACAACCCCGAGCTGTACGGGCGGCTCGCCGGGCTGGGCTGGCTGGGGGTCTGCCTGCCCGAGGCGTACGGGGGTGCCGGCGGCGGGCTGGCCGACGCGTGCCTCTTCCTGGAGGAGACCTCGTACGGGATGGTCCCGGCGGGCGGCTTCATCACCACCGTCATCGCCGCGAAGGCGTACGAGAAGTTCGGCACCGGGGAGCAGCGGCGCACGGTGCTGTCCGGGGTCGTGCGCGGTGAGGTGCTGTCCATCGCCATGTCGGAGCCCGGCGCCGGGTCGGACGTCGGCGCGCTGCGCTGCCGGGCCCGGCGGGAGGCGGACGGCACATGGGTGGTGGACGGCCAGAAGACCTGGATCTCCAACGCGCACTGCGCCGAGCACATCCTGCTGGTGGCCCGGACCGGCGAGGACAAGCACGGCGGCCTGACCATGTTCCATCTGCCCGCCCGCACCCCGGGCGTGGAGATCCAGCGCATCGACACCATGGGCGGCCGTGAGGTCAACGACGTCTTCCTCAGCGGTGTGCGCCTGCCGGCGGACGCCGTCGTCGGGCATGTGGACGACGGCTGGCGGCAGCTGATGGCCGGGCTGAACCACGAGCGGCTGTTCCTCGCGTCGAACATGCTGGGCCTGGCGCGCCGCGCCTTCGACGACACGGTCGGCTATGTGCGCGAGCGGGAGCAGTTCGGCCGGCCCGTCGGCTCCTTCCAGGCGCTGCGGCACCGGATCGCCGACCTCGCCACCGAGATCGAGTGTGCCCGGCTGCTGGTGCGGGAAGTGGCTCTGGACTGCGACGCGCGGCCCGACAAGCTGTTTCCGCGCGAGGCCTCGATGGCCAAGCTGAAGGCGACCGAGACCGCCAAGAGGGCCGCCCTGGAGGGCATGCAGATGATGGGCGGCTACGGCTACACCACGGAGTTCGACATGGAACGCCATCTGCGGGCCGCGGTGGTCTCCACGGTCTACGGCGGGACCAGCGAGATCCAGCGGGACGTCATCGGCAAGTCCTACGGGCTCTGA
- a CDS encoding TetR/AcrR family transcriptional regulator has translation MRTDTNDSALTRAIAESQTQDPTARRILDAALEQFTLLGLRRSSVDDVAKRAGVSRVTVFRRFQTKDNLVMATLLREHGRFFQRLDAAVAALPTMEERVVEGFVVALRHTRAHPLFGGLLRLEPEVVLPYMTVRGGSTLSATVAYLTGHLRRAQQAEGRPDEDPRPVAELMVRVAVSFLLNPASCIEMEDEEQAREFARRYLAPLLDA, from the coding sequence ATGAGAACTGACACGAACGACTCGGCGCTCACCCGGGCCATCGCCGAGTCGCAGACGCAGGACCCGACGGCGCGGCGGATTCTCGACGCCGCGCTGGAGCAGTTCACCCTGCTGGGCCTGCGCCGCTCCTCCGTGGACGACGTCGCCAAGCGGGCCGGAGTCTCCCGGGTCACCGTCTTCCGGCGCTTCCAGACCAAGGACAACCTGGTCATGGCCACCCTGCTGCGCGAACACGGCCGGTTCTTCCAGCGGCTGGACGCCGCGGTGGCCGCGCTGCCCACCATGGAGGAGCGGGTCGTCGAGGGCTTCGTGGTCGCCCTCCGCCACACCCGTGCCCACCCGCTCTTCGGCGGGCTGCTGCGGCTGGAGCCCGAGGTGGTGCTCCCGTACATGACCGTACGGGGCGGCTCCACGCTCTCCGCCACCGTCGCCTATCTGACGGGCCATCTGCGCCGCGCCCAGCAGGCCGAGGGCCGCCCCGACGAGGACCCGCGCCCGGTCGCCGAGCTCATGGTGCGGGTGGCCGTGTCCTTCCTGCTCAACCCCGCCAGCTGCATCGAGATGGAGGACGAGGAGCAGGCCAGGGAGTTCGCCCGCCGCTACCTGGCCCCGCTCCTGGACGCCTGA
- a CDS encoding aldehyde dehydrogenase family protein: MTDTTPRTATFTTRSPATGERIAEHPVDGPEEVARALTRARTAQTGWAALPASRRRDHLLRWKKALATGLDTVARTIAEETGKPAGDAALEVVLTLEHLAWAARNAERVLRRRKVGTGLFTVHQRASLVHRPLGVIGVIGPWNYPLYTPMGSIGYALAAGNGVVFKPSELTPATGLLLSGLFDAAVPEYAGLLTTVTGPASTGDALARSGVDKLAFTGSPGTARKVMAVCAGTLTPFLAECGGKDAVIVTADADLDAAADAIVWGALSNAGQTCAGVERVYAVRAIHAALCERVVERAEKLRPGAGTDAAYGPMTLPGQVAIVEGQVTGAVSAGARALLGGPGSVRAPYVAPVVLTEVPEDAAAMTEETFGPVVAINAVADVDEAVERANASRYALGAAVFCRGGRAGAAIAARLRAGAVSVNSVLGFAAVPALPFGGSRDSGFGRIHGAEGLRAFTSVQSMTVQRFAPPIALTSFDVPAATRERAIRMARALHRRR; encoded by the coding sequence ATGACCGACACCACCCCACGCACGGCGACCTTCACCACACGCTCCCCCGCGACCGGCGAGCGGATCGCCGAACACCCGGTGGACGGGCCGGAGGAGGTCGCCCGCGCCCTGACCCGGGCCCGGACGGCCCAGACGGGCTGGGCGGCGCTGCCGGCCTCGCGGCGCAGGGACCATCTGCTGCGCTGGAAGAAGGCCCTCGCCACCGGTCTGGACACGGTGGCGAGGACCATTGCCGAGGAGACCGGCAAGCCGGCCGGCGACGCCGCGCTGGAGGTCGTACTCACGCTGGAACACCTGGCGTGGGCCGCCCGCAACGCGGAACGCGTACTGCGGAGGCGGAAGGTGGGCACCGGGCTGTTCACCGTCCACCAGCGGGCCTCGCTGGTGCACCGGCCGCTCGGCGTGATCGGCGTGATCGGCCCCTGGAACTATCCCCTGTACACGCCGATGGGCTCCATCGGTTACGCCCTGGCGGCGGGCAACGGCGTGGTCTTCAAACCGTCCGAACTGACCCCGGCCACCGGCCTCCTGCTGAGCGGGCTCTTCGACGCCGCCGTGCCCGAGTACGCGGGGCTGCTCACCACGGTCACCGGGCCCGCGTCCACCGGGGACGCGCTCGCCAGGTCCGGGGTCGACAAGCTCGCGTTCACCGGTTCGCCGGGGACGGCCCGCAAGGTGATGGCGGTGTGCGCCGGGACGCTGACGCCGTTCCTCGCCGAATGCGGCGGGAAGGACGCGGTGATCGTGACCGCGGACGCCGACCTGGACGCGGCCGCGGACGCCATCGTCTGGGGCGCGCTGAGCAACGCGGGCCAGACCTGCGCGGGTGTGGAACGCGTCTACGCGGTGCGCGCGATCCACGCGGCCCTGTGCGAACGCGTGGTGGAGCGGGCGGAGAAGCTGCGGCCCGGTGCCGGGACGGACGCCGCGTACGGCCCGATGACGCTGCCGGGCCAGGTGGCGATCGTGGAGGGCCAGGTGACCGGGGCGGTCTCGGCGGGCGCGCGGGCCCTTCTGGGCGGGCCCGGTTCGGTGCGCGCCCCGTACGTCGCGCCGGTCGTGCTGACGGAGGTGCCGGAGGACGCGGCGGCCATGACGGAGGAGACCTTCGGGCCGGTCGTGGCGATCAACGCGGTGGCGGACGTGGACGAGGCGGTGGAACGGGCCAACGCCTCCCGTTACGCGCTCGGGGCCGCGGTGTTCTGCCGCGGCGGGCGCGCCGGTGCGGCCATCGCGGCGCGGCTGCGGGCGGGGGCGGTGTCGGTGAACTCGGTGCTGGGTTTCGCGGCGGTTCCCGCGCTGCCGTTCGGCGGTTCGCGGGACTCCGGGTTCGGGCGGATCCACGGTGCGGAGGGGCTGCGCGCGTTCACCTCCGTGCAGTCGATGACGGTGCAGCGGTTCGCTCCGCCGATCGCGCTGACCTCCTTCGACGTACCGGCCGCGACACGGGAGCGCGCGATCCGGATGGCGCGGGCGCTGCACCGGCGCCGCTGA
- a CDS encoding LLM class F420-dependent oxidoreductase: MTVGVALSATESANQIDATVHLAQEAAAAGLRSAWFGQTFGADSPQLAAIVGREVPELQVGTSAIPVFGRHPLIVSSQAQTAQAATHGRYHLGLALGTKPLTESGFGIPYERPIARLREFLTALRQLTETGGADFRGELVTAVTPLPARVPGAEGGVPLLVAAMGPQALRVSGELADGILPYLAGPRVLAEHIVPAVTAAAEAAGRPAPRIVALVHGVVTGDPESARRTATEQLAFYEQFPSYARVIELAGATRAGDVSVIGDEKAVAAEVRRYRDAGATEVVFAGTDLAGDDDRRRTWELLGDLAG, translated from the coding sequence ATGACTGTGGGAGTAGCGCTCAGCGCAACCGAATCCGCCAACCAGATCGACGCCACCGTGCACCTCGCCCAGGAGGCCGCAGCCGCAGGGCTGCGGTCCGCCTGGTTCGGGCAGACCTTCGGCGCCGATTCCCCCCAGCTCGCGGCGATCGTCGGCCGTGAGGTGCCCGAGCTGCAGGTGGGCACGTCCGCGATCCCCGTCTTCGGACGCCACCCGCTGATCGTCTCCAGCCAGGCCCAGACGGCACAGGCGGCCACGCACGGCCGCTATCACCTCGGACTCGCCCTCGGCACGAAACCGCTGACGGAGTCGGGCTTCGGCATCCCCTACGAGCGGCCCATCGCCCGCCTGCGCGAGTTCCTCACCGCACTGCGGCAGCTCACCGAGACCGGCGGCGCCGACTTCCGCGGCGAACTCGTCACCGCGGTCACCCCGCTCCCCGCCCGCGTGCCCGGGGCGGAGGGCGGCGTCCCCCTCCTCGTGGCCGCCATGGGTCCGCAGGCGCTCCGGGTCAGCGGGGAGCTGGCGGACGGGATCCTGCCCTACCTCGCGGGCCCCCGCGTCCTGGCCGAGCACATCGTCCCGGCGGTCACCGCCGCCGCCGAGGCCGCGGGCCGACCCGCACCCCGGATCGTGGCCCTGGTGCACGGCGTCGTCACCGGCGACCCCGAATCCGCGCGCAGGACGGCCACCGAACAGCTCGCGTTCTACGAACAGTTCCCGTCGTACGCGCGGGTCATCGAACTCGCGGGTGCCACCCGGGCCGGCGACGTGTCCGTGATCGGCGACGAGAAGGCGGTCGCCGCCGAGGTGCGGCGCTACCGGGACGCCGGAGCGACGGAGGTGGTGTTCGCGGGGACGGACCTCGCCGGGGACGACGACCGGCGCCGTACGTGGGAACTGCTGGGGGATCTGGCGGGCTGA
- a CDS encoding formylglycine-generating enzyme family protein translates to MSACCGPGRGSTAPAATVDSTTPPADFAVPARSTADLLRGTVAVPGGPFLMGGADEDAFPADGEGPVREVVLAPFRIDAACVTNAAFARFVKATGYRTEAELIGWSYVFGPFVPPGARHAVLPGTVPGAPWWNAVAGASWRAPEGPGTSIGDRRDHPVVHVSWHDASAYARWAGKRLPTEAEWEKAARGGLARARFPWGDELTPKGRHRCNIWQGDFPVRNTREDGYAGTAPVKAYAPNGYGLHNVAGNVWEWCADRFSADWHVPDRPETRVDPVGPPDGAGRVLRGGSHLCHRSYCNRYRVAARTSNTPDSTTGHGGFRCAVSVDA, encoded by the coding sequence ATGAGCGCCTGCTGCGGGCCGGGCCGCGGGAGCACCGCCCCCGCCGCGACCGTCGACAGCACCACTCCCCCGGCCGACTTCGCCGTGCCGGCCCGCAGCACCGCCGATCTCCTGCGGGGCACGGTCGCCGTGCCCGGGGGGCCGTTCCTGATGGGCGGCGCCGACGAGGACGCGTTCCCCGCCGACGGGGAGGGCCCGGTCCGCGAGGTGGTCCTCGCCCCGTTCCGGATCGACGCGGCCTGCGTGACCAACGCCGCCTTCGCCCGCTTCGTCAAGGCCACCGGCTACCGCACCGAGGCCGAACTCATCGGCTGGTCCTACGTCTTCGGCCCCTTCGTCCCCCCGGGGGCACGCCACGCCGTGCTCCCCGGGACCGTGCCCGGCGCGCCCTGGTGGAACGCGGTGGCCGGGGCGAGCTGGCGGGCGCCCGAGGGGCCCGGCACCTCGATCGGGGACCGCCGGGACCACCCGGTGGTCCATGTGTCCTGGCACGACGCCTCGGCCTACGCCCGCTGGGCCGGCAAGCGGCTGCCCACCGAGGCCGAGTGGGAGAAGGCGGCCCGCGGCGGACTCGCCCGCGCCCGCTTCCCCTGGGGCGACGAGCTCACCCCGAAGGGCCGGCACCGCTGCAACATCTGGCAGGGCGACTTCCCGGTCCGCAACACCCGGGAGGACGGCTACGCGGGCACCGCCCCCGTCAAGGCATACGCCCCCAACGGCTACGGTCTCCACAACGTCGCGGGCAACGTGTGGGAGTGGTGCGCCGACCGGTTCAGCGCCGACTGGCACGTCCCGGACCGGCCGGAGACCCGCGTCGATCCCGTCGGACCGCCGGACGGCGCGGGCCGGGTGCTGCGCGGCGGCTCGCACCTGTGCCACCGCTCGTACTGCAACCGCTACCGGGTCGCCGCCCGTACCTCCAACACCCCCGACAGCACCACAGGGCACGGCGGGTTCCGCTGCGCGGTGTCGGTGGACGCCTGA
- a CDS encoding ROK family transcriptional regulator, with translation MTERTDALQRLRRANEAAVLGELRRSGALSRGELKDRVGLSRTTLFAIVSDLLERNAVVEQPAPDAGRPRGRGRPALEISLNSRGAELIGIDLQRHHIHVVVANCAHEIVGRYSAPVPADSQAAERAAQAIRAVEELVRNENISLAPVQGIGLGLPGFVQNPASADRHTMTPFAGHVAAELGRHFGAPVLTDNNSRLAALAEVTWGAARGFDNAVYLRWSQGVGGGLVVNGSLVHGAHGAAGEIGHTSCDPEGKPCHCGGRGCLEGLISVPALLAACADRGVDARDAEELIGLAADGRPEVSDVLRGAAVTAGRVLAALAAQVDPECVVVYGEPAALDDLVLTPIREQIAALSLPSAPRSIEVRGSTLGGDAAALGGVALLLRTTGQDLAELLDRPATAGGHGDGVAR, from the coding sequence ATGACCGAACGCACCGATGCCCTCCAGCGCCTGCGCAGAGCCAATGAAGCCGCCGTACTGGGCGAGTTGCGCAGGTCCGGAGCGCTGAGCCGGGGCGAGCTGAAGGACCGGGTCGGTCTGTCCCGTACGACCCTGTTCGCGATCGTGTCCGACCTGCTGGAACGCAATGCGGTGGTCGAGCAGCCGGCCCCCGACGCCGGGCGGCCCAGGGGCCGCGGCCGCCCGGCCCTGGAGATCTCGCTCAACTCGCGCGGCGCCGAACTGATCGGCATCGACCTCCAGCGCCACCACATCCATGTGGTCGTCGCCAACTGCGCCCACGAGATCGTCGGCCGGTACAGCGCCCCCGTCCCGGCCGACAGCCAGGCCGCCGAACGGGCCGCGCAGGCGATCCGCGCCGTGGAGGAGCTGGTGCGGAACGAGAACATCAGCCTGGCCCCGGTGCAGGGCATCGGCCTGGGCCTGCCCGGCTTCGTGCAGAATCCGGCCTCCGCCGACCGGCACACGATGACCCCGTTCGCCGGGCACGTCGCCGCCGAACTCGGCCGGCACTTCGGCGCCCCGGTGCTCACCGACAACAACTCCCGGCTGGCCGCGCTCGCCGAGGTCACCTGGGGCGCCGCGCGCGGCTTCGACAACGCCGTGTACCTGCGCTGGTCCCAGGGTGTCGGTGGCGGACTCGTCGTCAACGGCTCGCTGGTGCACGGCGCCCACGGCGCGGCCGGCGAGATCGGGCACACCAGCTGCGACCCCGAGGGCAAGCCCTGTCACTGCGGCGGCCGGGGCTGCCTGGAGGGCCTCATCTCCGTCCCGGCCCTGCTCGCCGCCTGCGCCGACCGCGGGGTGGACGCGAGGGACGCCGAGGAGCTGATCGGCCTCGCCGCCGACGGCCGGCCGGAGGTGTCCGACGTGCTCCGCGGCGCGGCCGTCACCGCCGGGCGGGTGCTGGCCGCGCTCGCCGCCCAGGTCGATCCGGAGTGCGTCGTCGTCTACGGCGAGCCGGCGGCCCTGGACGACCTCGTCCTCACCCCGATCCGGGAGCAGATCGCGGCGCTCTCCCTGCCATCCGCGCCCCGCTCCATCGAGGTCCGCGGCTCCACCCTCGGCGGCGACGCGGCCGCGCTCGGCGGCGTGGCGCTGCTGCTGCGCACCACGGGCCAGGACCTGGCGGAACTGCTCGACCGCCCGGCCACGGCGGGTGGCCACGGCGACGGGGTTGCCCGATGA
- a CDS encoding sulfatase-like hydrolase/transferase yields the protein MAPRNVLFLMTDQHRTDTLGCYGNPLVDTPALDALAAEGTRFDRFYTPTAICTPARASLATGLHPFRHGMLNNPERNGGSKDELSDDSPMLWRQLTDRGYAVGHVGKWHIGRERGPEFYGLDGEHLPGALNPVHHPSYEKWLDDNGFPPFAVREAVFGTAANGTGRGHLIAGRLQQPAEATIEAFLTDRTLGLLDRYAADWKATGKPFMLSCHWYGPHLPYLIPDHYYDLYDPDDVPLPASMAETFAGKPEVQRQYSAYWSSDAFDAAAWRKLIAVYWGYVTMIDHQVGRLVEALKGHGLWDDTAVFFTADHGEFTGAHRLNDKGPAMYEDIYNIPGIARVPGAPAQVNDDFATLIDLNPTILELAGAPVPEPCDGTSLLPLLHGEKAGDTRDQVVTEFHGHHFPYSQRMIRDRRHKLVHNPESVHELYDLETDPHELHNVYEAPAYARVRRDLTVRLYRELLRRGDPAYTWMSYMADIGGGRAADVDGVAEEVA from the coding sequence GTGGCTCCGCGCAACGTCCTGTTCCTGATGACCGACCAGCACCGGACCGACACCCTGGGGTGTTACGGCAACCCGCTCGTCGACACCCCCGCCCTGGACGCCCTGGCGGCCGAAGGGACCCGTTTCGACCGCTTCTACACCCCGACCGCCATCTGCACCCCGGCCCGCGCCTCCCTGGCCACCGGCCTGCACCCGTTCCGCCACGGCATGCTCAACAACCCCGAGCGCAACGGCGGCAGCAAGGACGAGCTGTCCGACGACAGCCCCATGCTCTGGCGGCAGCTGACGGACCGGGGTTACGCGGTCGGCCACGTCGGCAAATGGCACATCGGCCGCGAGCGCGGTCCCGAGTTCTACGGCCTGGACGGCGAGCACCTGCCCGGCGCGCTCAACCCCGTACACCACCCCTCGTACGAGAAGTGGCTCGACGACAACGGCTTCCCGCCCTTCGCGGTACGCGAAGCCGTCTTCGGGACCGCCGCCAACGGCACCGGACGCGGCCACCTCATCGCCGGACGGCTCCAGCAGCCCGCCGAAGCCACCATCGAGGCGTTCCTCACCGACCGCACACTCGGCCTGCTGGACCGCTACGCCGCCGACTGGAAGGCGACCGGCAAGCCGTTCATGCTCTCCTGCCACTGGTACGGCCCGCACCTGCCCTACCTGATCCCCGACCACTACTACGACCTCTACGACCCCGACGACGTGCCCCTGCCCGCGTCCATGGCCGAGACCTTCGCGGGCAAGCCCGAGGTGCAGCGCCAGTACAGCGCGTACTGGTCGTCCGACGCCTTCGACGCCGCCGCCTGGCGCAAGCTCATCGCCGTCTACTGGGGCTACGTCACGATGATCGACCACCAGGTCGGACGACTCGTCGAGGCGCTCAAGGGCCACGGCCTGTGGGACGACACGGCGGTCTTCTTCACCGCGGACCACGGCGAGTTCACCGGCGCCCACCGGCTCAACGACAAGGGCCCCGCGATGTACGAGGACATCTACAACATCCCCGGCATCGCCCGCGTCCCCGGCGCCCCCGCCCAGGTCAACGACGACTTCGCCACCCTCATCGACCTCAACCCGACCATCCTCGAACTGGCCGGCGCGCCCGTGCCCGAACCCTGCGACGGCACCAGCCTGCTGCCGCTGCTGCACGGCGAGAAGGCCGGGGACACCCGCGACCAGGTCGTCACCGAATTCCACGGCCACCACTTCCCGTACTCCCAGCGCATGATCCGCGACCGGCGCCACAAGCTGGTCCACAACCCGGAGAGCGTGCACGAGCTGTACGACCTGGAGACCGACCCCCACGAACTGCACAACGTGTACGAGGCGCCCGCCTACGCGCGGGTCAGGCGCGACCTCACCGTCCGGCTCTACCGCGAACTGCTGCGCCGCGGCGACCCCGCCTACACCTGGATGAGCTACATGGCCGACATCGGCGGCGGCCGGGCGGCCGACGTCGATGGGGTCGCGGAGGAAGTGGCATGA
- a CDS encoding ABC transporter permease: MSVQDKTRAPDPEKPPGPPATEPSAARRPPGRATRKRGTGRLTSVLLGLASAALGLLAWTVLANSGVDGFPGPVAVGRRAGELIANGTLFEDAGASLERVLIGYVLGVALAIPVGFVMGWYPVVRRLIEPWLQFFRMVPPLAIIPLAIVLMGIDETPKIFVIFLASFLSCVVSTFQGVVAVDVTLVNAARVLGARDPQVFLGVVVPASTPFILVGMRIGLGASWATVVAAELIAAQGGLGFRMQQAQLYYDLPTIFVQLIAIGAIGLAMDRLLLLTERRLTHWQERR, encoded by the coding sequence ATGAGCGTGCAGGACAAGACCCGCGCACCGGACCCGGAGAAACCACCCGGCCCGCCGGCCACCGAGCCGTCGGCCGCCCGACGCCCGCCCGGCAGGGCCACGAGGAAACGCGGCACCGGCCGGCTCACCTCCGTACTCCTCGGCCTCGCCTCCGCGGCACTCGGGCTGCTCGCCTGGACCGTCCTCGCGAACAGCGGCGTCGACGGCTTCCCCGGACCCGTCGCCGTGGGCCGCCGCGCCGGTGAACTCATCGCGAACGGCACGCTCTTCGAGGACGCGGGCGCCAGCCTCGAACGCGTCCTCATCGGCTACGTCCTCGGCGTCGCCCTCGCGATACCCGTCGGATTCGTCATGGGCTGGTACCCGGTCGTCCGCAGACTGATCGAGCCCTGGCTGCAGTTCTTCCGCATGGTGCCGCCGCTCGCGATCATCCCGCTGGCCATCGTGCTCATGGGCATCGACGAGACACCCAAGATCTTCGTGATCTTCCTGGCCTCGTTCCTGTCCTGCGTCGTCTCCACCTTCCAGGGCGTCGTCGCCGTCGACGTCACCCTCGTCAACGCGGCCCGGGTCCTCGGCGCCCGCGACCCGCAGGTCTTCCTCGGCGTCGTCGTGCCCGCGTCGACCCCGTTCATCCTGGTCGGCATGCGGATCGGCCTCGGCGCCTCGTGGGCGACCGTCGTCGCCGCCGAACTCATCGCAGCCCAGGGCGGCCTCGGCTTCCGGATGCAGCAGGCGCAGCTCTACTACGACCTGCCGACCATCTTCGTCCAGCTCATCGCCATCGGCGCGATCGGACTCGCCATGGACCGGCTGCTGCTCCTCACCGAGCGCCGGCTCACCCACTGGCAGGAACGGCGGTAA
- a CDS encoding ABC transporter ATP-binding protein encodes MPTINFHDVTKDFAVKDGGFLALDHVGLDIEDGEFVTVVGPSGCGKSTLMNIAAGLLDATGGEVLVDGVPVSGPSPERGVIFQQYALFPWMTVAANVEYGLKVAGVKKEERRRRAREVIELVGLTDFADSLPKTLSGGMKQRCAIARAYAVDPKVLLMDEPFGALDSLTRVRMQESLLDTWGRDRRTVMFITHDVDEAVFLANRVVVMAARPGRIHTVIPVTLPYPRTEEMRLSPEFAALRAQVWHAVHHQPAPLEGIAS; translated from the coding sequence ATGCCCACCATCAACTTCCACGACGTCACGAAGGACTTCGCGGTCAAGGACGGCGGATTCCTCGCCCTGGACCATGTCGGCCTGGACATCGAGGACGGCGAGTTCGTCACCGTCGTCGGTCCCTCCGGCTGCGGCAAGAGCACCCTGATGAACATCGCCGCCGGACTCCTCGACGCCACGGGCGGCGAAGTGCTGGTCGACGGCGTCCCGGTCAGCGGGCCCTCCCCAGAACGGGGCGTCATCTTCCAGCAGTACGCGCTCTTCCCCTGGATGACCGTCGCCGCCAACGTCGAGTACGGACTGAAGGTCGCCGGGGTCAAGAAGGAGGAACGCCGCCGCCGGGCCCGCGAGGTCATCGAACTCGTCGGCCTCACCGACTTCGCCGACTCGCTGCCCAAGACCCTCTCCGGCGGCATGAAACAGCGCTGCGCCATCGCCCGCGCCTACGCCGTGGACCCCAAGGTCCTCCTGATGGACGAACCCTTCGGCGCCCTCGACTCCCTCACCCGGGTCCGGATGCAGGAATCGCTCCTGGACACCTGGGGCCGCGACCGGCGCACCGTCATGTTCATCACCCACGACGTGGACGAGGCGGTCTTCCTCGCCAACCGCGTCGTCGTCATGGCGGCCCGCCCCGGCCGCATCCACACCGTCATCCCGGTCACGCTGCCCTACCCGCGGACCGAGGAGATGCGCCTGTCGCCCGAGTTCGCCGCCCTGCGCGCCCAGGTGTGGCACGCCGTGCACCACCAGCCCGCCCCGCTCGAAGGAATCGCGTCATGA
- a CDS encoding aliphatic sulfonate ABC transporter substrate-binding protein yields the protein MKPIRTVRRRAAGLLLALALVSTAAGCGDDSSDSADGAKKVSFGYIADYSGSVALAVAQKQGLWKKAGIDPQLKVFTNGPLQVQALGTGNLDFGYLGPGALWLPASGKASIVSVNMLGLADRVIARPGSGIEKPADLKGKKVAVAEGTSGDMILNLALSKAGLKADDITKVAMDASTVVTAFSSGQVDAAATWYPLIDTMKKKVPDLKEISRTEDYYPELTFPNVFVTQPKLASGDPGLVKKVTGVLKSAGDWIAAHPEESETVTADFLKLPAGALKGSTKYVRILPSAELTKLTQDGTVDGWFDELAANFNRMGKLPDPGKAKDYYLGDLYAAAGKADRS from the coding sequence ATGAAGCCGATCCGTACCGTCCGCCGCCGCGCGGCCGGCCTGCTCCTCGCCCTCGCCCTCGTCTCCACCGCCGCCGGCTGCGGGGACGACTCCTCGGACTCCGCCGACGGCGCGAAGAAGGTGAGCTTCGGCTACATCGCCGACTACAGCGGCTCCGTCGCCCTGGCCGTCGCCCAGAAGCAGGGGCTGTGGAAGAAGGCCGGCATCGACCCCCAGCTCAAGGTCTTCACCAACGGCCCGCTCCAGGTCCAGGCCCTGGGCACCGGCAACCTGGACTTCGGCTACCTCGGCCCCGGCGCCCTGTGGCTGCCCGCCTCCGGCAAGGCATCCATCGTCTCCGTCAACATGCTGGGCCTCGCCGACCGGGTCATCGCCCGGCCCGGCTCCGGCATCGAGAAGCCCGCCGACCTCAAGGGCAAGAAGGTCGCCGTCGCCGAGGGAACCTCCGGCGACATGATCCTCAACCTGGCGCTCAGCAAGGCCGGGCTGAAGGCCGACGACATCACCAAGGTCGCCATGGACGCCTCGACCGTCGTCACGGCGTTCTCCTCCGGCCAGGTCGACGCGGCCGCCACCTGGTACCCGCTGATCGACACGATGAAGAAGAAGGTCCCCGACCTCAAGGAGATCAGCAGGACCGAGGACTACTACCCCGAACTGACCTTCCCGAACGTCTTCGTCACCCAGCCGAAGCTCGCCTCCGGCGACCCCGGACTCGTGAAGAAGGTGACCGGCGTCCTCAAGTCGGCCGGTGACTGGATCGCGGCCCACCCCGAGGAGTCGGAGACCGTCACCGCCGACTTCCTGAAGCTGCCGGCCGGCGCGCTCAAGGGCTCCACGAAGTACGTCAGGATCCTGCCGTCCGCCGAGCTGACGAAGCTCACCCAGGACGGCACGGTCGACGGCTGGTTCGACGAACTGGCCGCCAACTTCAACCGGATGGGCAAGCTGCCCGACCCGGGCAAGGCCAAGGACTACTACCTCGGCGACCTCTACGCCGCAGCCGGAAAGGCGGACCGCTCATGA